A part of Perca fluviatilis chromosome 15, GENO_Pfluv_1.0, whole genome shotgun sequence genomic DNA contains:
- the LOC120574190 gene encoding lymphocyte antigen 75-like: MMRKICILVALLLLFPAPGVSNLRPSMIIQTSFSSFSLPWKPAQAFCRGKNLDLVTISSAKENQNFVNGQGWIGLYRENSTSKWKWSRGDVRADYTNWNTNEPKYGENCAFKHNGVPLWESDRCESSHSVMCVDETLVLVKENKTWEQALNHCRTLEAVDSSNPATAYQNYRYDLATLLTSDDHVYAREKAQDATTNEVWTGLRYLAGQWLWVGGEQVQYQDIKSCQTLTSCGILVKNGITQFETMDCMWKRNFLCYKKR; the protein is encoded by the exons ATGATGAGGAAAATCTGCATTCTAGTGGCCCTGTTGCTGCTCTTTCCTGCTCCTGGGGTGTCAAACCTGAGACCTAGCATGATTATACAAACTAGTTTCAGCAGTTTCTCGTTGCCCTGGAAACCGGCACAGGCCTTCTGCAGAGGAAAAAACTTAGACCTGGTCACCATCAGCAGTGCAAAAGAGAATCAGAACTTTGTCAATGGCCAGGGATGGATCGGTCTATACCGAGAGAATTCAACCTCTAAGTGGAAATGGTCCAGAGGAGACGTGAGAGCCGACTACACCAACTGGAACACCA ATGAACCAAAATATGGTGAGAACTGTGCTTTTAAGCACAACGGTGTACCACTATGGGAGAGCGATCGCTGTGAAAGCAGCCACAGTGTGATGTGCGTTGATGAGACGCTGGTTCTGGTGAAGGAGAACAAGACGTGGGAGCAGGCATTAAACCACTGCAGGACTCTGGAGGCGGTGGACTCGAGTAATCCAGCCACTGCTTACCAGAACTACCGCTATGACCTGGCCACCCTGCTCACTTCAGATGACCACGTCTACGCACGAGAGAAGGCACAAGATGCTACCACTAATGAG GTGTGGACGGGCCTGCGTTACCTGGCTGGTCAGTGGCTGTGGGTGGGAGGAGAACAAGTGCAGTACCAGGATATTAAAAGTTGCCAGACTCTGACAAGCTGTGGCATCCTAGTGAAGAACGGCATCACACAGTTTGAGACCATGGACTGCATGTGGAAAAGGAACTTCCTCTGTTACAAGAAGCGTTGA